In the Gopherus flavomarginatus isolate rGopFla2 chromosome 6, rGopFla2.mat.asm, whole genome shotgun sequence genome, one interval contains:
- the LOC127054203 gene encoding cytochrome P450 2H2-like isoform X1 — translation MEPLGVTTVFLVICVSCLLFLSAWRKMSGSGKLPPGPVAFPIIGNTLQLHAKNLPQHIDELSEKYGSIFTIYLGSERVVVLYGYEIMKESLIGLGEEFSGRGSMPLFEKMAQEPGIVFSNGERWKKLRRFALTNLRNFGMGKKSIEARIQEETHFLVERLRNTHGQPFDPTLFLTHAVSNVICSIIFGDRFDYEDKKFVTLINIIEENGKLQRSPWTALYNFFPTLMDYIPGPHHKLFKNAQEFRRFVLERVNMHKESLDPSCPRDFIDAFFIKMEEERKNGQSDFSVGSLVRSTVELFVAGTGTTSITMKFGLLILLKYPEIEEKVHEEIDLVIGRSRSPCMADRSQMPYTDAVIHEIQRYINLVPLGLPHAVTRDVYLKQYLIPKGTTIFPALKSVLYDRREFPNPEQFNPGHFLDENGAFKKSDFFMPFSAGKRICVGEGLARMELFLVLTTILQNFTLKPVIDPKDIDITPESSFVSNAPKSFQLCVLPR, via the exons ATGGAACCTCTGGGAGTAACAACTGTTTTCTTGGTTATTTGTGTTTCTtgccttcttttcctttcagcaTGGAGAAAGATGTCTGGAAGCGGGAAGCTGCCTCCTGGCCCTGTTGCTTTTCCCATCATAGGGAACACGCTGCAACTGCATGCGAAGAATTTACCCCAACATATAGATGAG CTCAGTGAAAAGTACGGCTCGATTTTCACAATATACTTAGGCTCAGAACGGGTTGTTGTGCTATATGGATATGAGATTATGAAGGAATCTCTGATTGGTCTCGGGGAGGAGTTCAGTGGAAGAGGAAGTATGCCATTATTTGAAAAAATGGCCCAGGAACCAG GTATTGTCTTCAGTAATGGGGAGAGGTGGAAGAAGCTCCGTCGATTTGCCCTCACTAATCTGAGAAATTTTGGGATGGGGAAGAAAAGCATTGAGGCGCGTATCCAGGAGGAAACCCATTTTTTGGTGGAAAGGCTCAGAAACACACACG GGCAACCCTTTGACCCCACCCTCTTCCTCACCCATGCCGTCTCCAATGTCATCTGCTCGATCATCTTTGGGGACCGGTTTGACTATGAAGATAAGAAGTTTGTGACTTTAATAAATATCATAGAGGAAAATGGCAAGCTCCAGCGCTCTCCCTGGACAGCG CTGTACAATTTTTTCCCAACTCTCATGGATTACATACCTGGGCCTCACCACAAGCTATTTAAAAATGCTCAGGAGTTCAGAAGATTTGTTCTGGAGAGAGTGAATATGCACAAAGAGTCTCTGGATCCCAGCTGCCCTCGAGACTTTATCGATGCTTTCTTCATCAAAATGGAAGAG GAGCGAAAGAATGGCCAGTCAGACTTTAGTGTGGGAAGTTTAGTACGAAGCACAGTAGAGTTATTTGTTGCTGGAACGGGGACAACCAGCATCACCATGAAATTTGGACTCCTGATTCTTCTGAAATACCCAGAAATAGAAG AGAAAGTTCATGAAGAGATTGACCTTGTGATTGGCCGAAGCCGAAGCCCCTGCATGGCGGATCGAAGCCAGATGCCCTACACAGATGCTGTGATACATGAAATCCAGAGATACATCAATCTTGTCCCATTAGGTTTGCCACATGCCGTGACTAGAGATGTTTATCTCAAACAGTACCTTATTCCCAAG GGCACCACGATATtccctgcactgaagtcagttctATATGACAGAAGGGAATTCCCAAACCCAGAGCAATTTAACCCAGGACATTTCTTGGATGAAAATGGTGCCTTTAAGAAAAGTGACTTCTTCATGCCTTTTTCTGCAG GGAAGCGGATTTGCGTAGGAGAGGGTCTGGCTCGGATGGAGCTATTTTTGGTACTGACAACGATTTTGCAGAACTTTACCTTGAAACCTGTCATTGACCCCAAAGACATTGATATAACTCCAGAGTCGAGTTTTGTGTCAAATGCACCAAAATCATTCCAGCTCTGTGTTCTTCCTCGATAA
- the LOC127054203 gene encoding cytochrome P450 2H1-like isoform X2 — MEPLGVTTVFLVICVSCLLFLSAWRKMSGSGKLPPGPVAFPIIGNTLQLHAKNLPQHIDELSEKYGSIFTIYLGSERVVVLYGYEIMKESLIGLGEEFSGRGSMPLFEKMAQEPGIVFSNGERWKKLRRFALTNLRNFGMGKKSIEARIQEETHFLVERLRNTHGQPFDPTLFLTHAVSNVICSIIFGDRFDYEDKKFVTLINIIEENGKLQRSPWTAERKNGQSDFSVGSLVRSTVELFVAGTGTTSITMKFGLLILLKYPEIEEKVHEEIDLVIGRSRSPCMADRSQMPYTDAVIHEIQRYINLVPLGLPHAVTRDVYLKQYLIPKGTTIFPALKSVLYDRREFPNPEQFNPGHFLDENGAFKKSDFFMPFSAGKRICVGEGLARMELFLVLTTILQNFTLKPVIDPKDIDITPESSFVSNAPKSFQLCVLPR, encoded by the exons ATGGAACCTCTGGGAGTAACAACTGTTTTCTTGGTTATTTGTGTTTCTtgccttcttttcctttcagcaTGGAGAAAGATGTCTGGAAGCGGGAAGCTGCCTCCTGGCCCTGTTGCTTTTCCCATCATAGGGAACACGCTGCAACTGCATGCGAAGAATTTACCCCAACATATAGATGAG CTCAGTGAAAAGTACGGCTCGATTTTCACAATATACTTAGGCTCAGAACGGGTTGTTGTGCTATATGGATATGAGATTATGAAGGAATCTCTGATTGGTCTCGGGGAGGAGTTCAGTGGAAGAGGAAGTATGCCATTATTTGAAAAAATGGCCCAGGAACCAG GTATTGTCTTCAGTAATGGGGAGAGGTGGAAGAAGCTCCGTCGATTTGCCCTCACTAATCTGAGAAATTTTGGGATGGGGAAGAAAAGCATTGAGGCGCGTATCCAGGAGGAAACCCATTTTTTGGTGGAAAGGCTCAGAAACACACACG GGCAACCCTTTGACCCCACCCTCTTCCTCACCCATGCCGTCTCCAATGTCATCTGCTCGATCATCTTTGGGGACCGGTTTGACTATGAAGATAAGAAGTTTGTGACTTTAATAAATATCATAGAGGAAAATGGCAAGCTCCAGCGCTCTCCCTGGACAGCG GAGCGAAAGAATGGCCAGTCAGACTTTAGTGTGGGAAGTTTAGTACGAAGCACAGTAGAGTTATTTGTTGCTGGAACGGGGACAACCAGCATCACCATGAAATTTGGACTCCTGATTCTTCTGAAATACCCAGAAATAGAAG AGAAAGTTCATGAAGAGATTGACCTTGTGATTGGCCGAAGCCGAAGCCCCTGCATGGCGGATCGAAGCCAGATGCCCTACACAGATGCTGTGATACATGAAATCCAGAGATACATCAATCTTGTCCCATTAGGTTTGCCACATGCCGTGACTAGAGATGTTTATCTCAAACAGTACCTTATTCCCAAG GGCACCACGATATtccctgcactgaagtcagttctATATGACAGAAGGGAATTCCCAAACCCAGAGCAATTTAACCCAGGACATTTCTTGGATGAAAATGGTGCCTTTAAGAAAAGTGACTTCTTCATGCCTTTTTCTGCAG GGAAGCGGATTTGCGTAGGAGAGGGTCTGGCTCGGATGGAGCTATTTTTGGTACTGACAACGATTTTGCAGAACTTTACCTTGAAACCTGTCATTGACCCCAAAGACATTGATATAACTCCAGAGTCGAGTTTTGTGTCAAATGCACCAAAATCATTCCAGCTCTGTGTTCTTCCTCGATAA